A single window of Aquabacterium sp. OR-4 DNA harbors:
- a CDS encoding cupin-like domain-containing protein, translating to MPAMPAMTAMTAMRELHGLHADALPEAVLTSTQPLLLRGLVAHWPVARAGLQGPHAVADYLRGFGADAAVGVLLGPPEIGGRFFYNDSLTGMNFRREGGRLGRVLDALLQLAAAPPGAPPPPALYVGSTSVDSCLPGFRAANDLGDAGVQAREPLASLWLGNRTRIAAHFDLPDNIACVVAGRRRFTLFPPEAVADLYVGPLDLTPAGQAISLVDMAAPDFERFPRFAKALQVAQVAELAPGDAIFIPSLWWHQVEALEPFNVLVNYWWRQSPAQMDSPMATLLMALLTLRDLPPAQREAWRALFSHYVFDADGDTAAHIAPHARSVLAPLDAGGAQALRQQIIKRLTR from the coding sequence ACCCAGCCGCTGCTGCTGCGCGGCCTGGTGGCGCACTGGCCGGTGGCCCGGGCCGGGCTGCAAGGCCCGCACGCGGTGGCCGACTACCTGCGCGGCTTTGGCGCCGATGCGGCGGTGGGCGTGCTGCTGGGCCCGCCCGAGATCGGCGGCCGCTTCTTCTACAACGACAGCCTCACCGGCATGAACTTCCGCCGCGAGGGCGGCCGCCTGGGCCGCGTGCTGGATGCGCTGCTGCAACTGGCGGCCGCGCCGCCCGGCGCACCACCGCCGCCCGCGCTGTACGTGGGCTCGACCTCGGTCGACAGCTGCCTGCCGGGCTTTCGCGCGGCCAACGATCTGGGCGACGCCGGCGTGCAGGCGCGCGAGCCGCTGGCCAGCCTCTGGCTGGGCAACCGCACGCGCATTGCCGCGCACTTCGACCTGCCCGACAACATCGCCTGCGTGGTGGCCGGGCGGCGTCGCTTCACGCTGTTTCCGCCCGAGGCGGTGGCCGATCTGTACGTGGGCCCGCTCGACCTCACGCCCGCCGGCCAGGCCATCAGCCTGGTGGACATGGCGGCGCCCGACTTCGAGCGCTTTCCGCGCTTTGCCAAGGCCTTGCAAGTGGCCCAGGTGGCCGAGCTGGCGCCGGGCGACGCGATCTTCATCCCCAGCCTGTGGTGGCACCAGGTCGAGGCGCTGGAGCCCTTCAACGTGCTGGTCAACTACTGGTGGCGGCAAAGCCCCGCGCAGATGGATTCACCGATGGCCACGCTGCTGATGGCCCTGCTGACCCTGCGCGACCTGCCGCCCGCGCAGCGCGAGGCCTGGCGCGCGCTGTTCTCGCACTATGTGTTCGATGCCGACGGCGACACGGCCGCGCACATTGCGCCGCATGCGCGCAGCGTGCTGGCGCCGCTGGATGCCGGCGGCGCGCAGGCCCTGCGCCAGCAGATCATCAAGCGGCTCACCCGTTGA
- a CDS encoding tryptophan halogenase family protein produces the protein MSPDTPAAASTQPVRRIVIAGGGTAGWMVAACISKTLGQLLDIRLIESDEIGTVGVGEATIPTLHTFHELLGIHEQEFMAATQATFKLGIRFEGWRDVGEDYIHSFGLTGQDHWTAGFQHFWLKGRARGLAADYGAYCLELRAAEESRFAHLPRNGLNYAYHLDATLYARFLRQMSQAHGVQRIEGKIVEVRQAPPTHPGEPGDIQALRLDNGALIEGDLFIDCTGMRSLLLGQTLGVAYQDWSHWLPCDSAVAVQTASVAPAVPYTRSIAHTFGWQWRIPLQHRVGNGLVYASRDLPDDQAGAALLQRVQGEVLTQPRVIKFTPGQREVVWRRNCVAIGLASGFLEPLESTSIHLIQRGVLKLMQLFPQHGIRQTDIDEYNRQCRDEMQHIRDFIILHYHVTHRDDVAFWRHCRTMDVPDSLRHRIALFRETARVFRVPNELFAENSWIQVMLGQGIVPQQHHPVADLMGDAELDGFLREIRGRVERSLGQLPEHAAYVARYSGTPQRGPVSPAH, from the coding sequence ATGAGCCCTGATACCCCCGCCGCAGCCAGCACGCAGCCCGTGCGCCGCATCGTCATCGCCGGCGGCGGCACCGCCGGCTGGATGGTGGCCGCCTGCATCTCCAAGACGCTGGGCCAGCTGCTCGACATCCGGCTGATCGAATCGGACGAGATCGGCACCGTGGGCGTGGGCGAGGCCACCATCCCCACGCTGCACACCTTTCACGAGCTGCTGGGCATCCACGAGCAGGAGTTCATGGCCGCCACCCAGGCCACCTTCAAGCTGGGCATCCGCTTCGAGGGCTGGCGCGATGTGGGCGAGGACTACATCCACTCCTTCGGCCTGACCGGGCAGGACCACTGGACTGCCGGCTTCCAGCACTTCTGGCTGAAGGGCCGCGCCCGCGGCCTGGCGGCCGACTACGGCGCCTACTGCCTGGAGCTGCGCGCCGCCGAGGAAAGCCGCTTCGCCCACCTGCCGCGCAACGGCCTGAACTACGCCTACCACCTGGACGCCACGCTGTACGCGCGCTTTCTGCGCCAGATGAGCCAGGCCCACGGCGTGCAGCGCATCGAGGGCAAGATCGTCGAGGTGCGCCAGGCGCCGCCCACGCACCCAGGCGAGCCGGGCGACATCCAGGCCCTGCGGCTGGACAACGGCGCGCTGATCGAGGGCGACCTGTTCATCGACTGCACCGGCATGCGCTCGCTGCTGCTGGGCCAGACGCTGGGCGTGGCCTACCAGGACTGGTCGCACTGGCTGCCCTGCGACAGCGCGGTGGCGGTGCAGACCGCCTCGGTGGCGCCGGCCGTGCCCTATACCCGCTCGATCGCGCACACCTTCGGCTGGCAGTGGCGCATTCCGCTGCAGCACCGCGTGGGCAACGGCCTGGTGTACGCCAGCCGCGACCTGCCCGACGACCAGGCCGGCGCGGCCCTGCTGCAGCGGGTGCAGGGCGAGGTGCTGACCCAGCCGCGCGTCATCAAGTTCACGCCCGGCCAGCGCGAGGTGGTGTGGCGGCGCAACTGCGTGGCCATCGGCCTGGCCAGCGGCTTTCTCGAACCGCTGGAATCGACCAGCATCCACCTGATCCAGCGCGGCGTGCTCAAGCTGATGCAGCTGTTTCCGCAGCACGGCATCCGCCAGACCGACATCGACGAATACAACCGCCAGTGCCGCGACGAGATGCAGCACATCCGCGACTTCATCATCCTGCACTACCACGTGACCCACCGCGACGACGTGGCCTTCTGGCGCCACTGCCGCACGATGGACGTGCCCGACTCGCTGCGCCACCGCATCGCGCTGTTCCGCGAGACGGCGCGGGTGTTCCGCGTGCCCAACGAGCTGTTTGCCGAGAACTCGTGGATCCAGGTGATGCTGGGCCAGGGCATCGTGCCGCAGCAGCACCACCCGGTGGCCGACCTGATGGGCGACGCCGAGCTTGACGGCTTTCTGCGCGAGATCCGCGGCCGTGTCGAGCGCAGCCTGGGCCAGCTGCCCGAGCATGCCGCGTACGTGGCGCGCTACAGCGGCACGCCGCAGCGCGGGCCGGTCAGCCCCGCGCACTGA
- a CDS encoding PEP-CTERM sorting domain-containing protein: protein MTFASCRSLVLLATATLLAAGQAQAASADTLCNTLTGTNGLVTITECSDGASGYYNVANDSSATLFGFAVSTQAVNAQVPTQDFSLLWATRYFSQAEWDGNLDLSQYYGSFSQLFGTEDAGVFFYVNPNPASTEGIAAGTSVMGRFQFSAPIASNFLAIGRNDEGAPYVLSQSLAAAVPEPASVALMLAGLGLLGALRQRRRGA from the coding sequence ATGACGTTTGCCTCTTGCCGCAGCCTTGTGCTGCTGGCCACTGCCACCTTGCTGGCCGCTGGCCAGGCCCAGGCCGCGTCCGCCGACACGCTTTGCAATACCCTGACCGGCACCAACGGCCTGGTGACCATCACCGAGTGCTCCGACGGCGCCAGCGGCTACTACAACGTTGCCAACGACTCCAGCGCAACGCTGTTCGGCTTCGCCGTCAGCACCCAGGCCGTCAACGCGCAGGTGCCCACGCAGGATTTCAGCCTGCTCTGGGCCACGCGCTACTTCTCGCAGGCCGAGTGGGACGGCAACCTGGATCTGTCGCAGTACTACGGCAGCTTCAGCCAGCTCTTCGGCACCGAGGACGCCGGCGTGTTCTTCTACGTCAACCCGAATCCGGCATCCACCGAAGGCATTGCCGCCGGCACATCGGTGATGGGCCGGTTCCAGTTCAGCGCGCCGATCGCATCCAACTTCCTGGCCATCGGCCGCAACGACGAAGGCGCGCCCTACGTGCTGTCCCAGAGCCTGGCCGCGGCCGTGCCAGAGCCGGCATCGGTGGCGTTGATGCTGGCCGGACTGGGCCTGCTGGGCGCCCTGCGCCAGCGCCGCCGCGGTGCCTGA